The Henckelia pumila isolate YLH828 chromosome 2, ASM3356847v2, whole genome shotgun sequence genome includes a window with the following:
- the LOC140879955 gene encoding UDP-glucuronic acid decarboxylase 2: MASELIFRGHESQPVSDAYSPKPQKPWPAVAGPVRYMLREQRLVFMLVGIAVAALIFITASKPLSPIQEAHIIQPQPHRVMYQKGVVGSSSSGFVGKIPLGLKRKSLRIVVTGGAGFVGSHLVDRLMSRGESVIVVDNFFTGRKENVMHHFGNPRFELIRHDVVEPLLLEVDQIYHLACPASPVHYKHNPVKTIKTNVVGTLNMLGLAKRVGARFLLTSTSEVYGDPLQHPQVETYWGNVNPIGVRSCYDEGKRTAETLTMDYHRGADVEVRIARIFNTYGPRMCIDDGRVVSNFVAQALRKEPLTVYGDGKQTRSFQFVSDLVEGLMRLMQGEHVGPFNLGNPGEFTMLELAQVVQETIDSNAKIAFRPNTEDDPHKRKPDITKAKDLLGWEPKVSLRQGLPMMVSDFRQRIFGDHKDNTAST, from the exons ATGGCTTCCGAGTTGATATTCCGAGGTCACGAGTCGCAGCCCGTGAGTGACGCCTACTCGCCGAAGCCGCAGAAGCCTTGGCCCGCCGTGGCTGGGCCGGTCCGCTACATGCTACGCGAACAGCGATTGGTTTTCATGTTGGTCGGCATTGCCGTCGCCGCTCTGATCTTCATTACTGCCTCCAAACCACTCTCGCCGATCCAGGAGGCCCACATTATCCAGCCGCAGCCACACCGAGTGATGTACCAGAAGGGGGTCGTCGGCTCCTCCTCCTCGGGATTCGTGGGGAAAATCCCTCTGGGATTGAAACGCAAGAGCTTGCGGATTGTGGTGACGGGCGGCGCGGGATTCGTGGGAAGCCATTTGGTGGACCGGCTGATGAGCAGAGGCGAGAGTGTGATAGTGGTGGACAATTTCTTCACGGGGAGAAAGGAAAACGTGATGCACCATTTCGGGAATCCGAGGTTCGAGCTCATCCGACACGACGTGGTTGAGCCGCTGCTGTTAGAAGTGGATCAGATCTATCATCTGGCTTGCCCCGCGTCCCCCGTTCATTACAAGCACAACCCAGTCAAAACGATC AAGACGAACGTGGTGGGGACATTGAACATGCTGGGGCTGGCGAAGCGTGTGGGGGCGAGGTTCTTGCTAACCAGCACGAGTGAGGTATACGGAGACCCATTGCAACACCCCCAAGTGGAAACGTATTGGGGCAACGTCAATCCCATTG GTGTCAGAAGCTGTTACGATGAAGGAAAACGAACTGCCGAAACTTTGACCATGGATTATCACAGGGGTGCTGACGTTGAG GTGAGGATTGCTAGAATCTTTAATACATACGGACCTCGTATGTGCATTGATGATGGCCGTGTTGTAAGCAACTTCGTTGCCCAG gctTTGAGGAAAGAGCCACTCACTGTTTATGGTGATGGGAAGCAAACAAGAAGTTTTCAGTTTGTTTCTGATTTG GTGGAGGGCCTAATGCGATTGATGCAAGGAGAGCATGTCGGGCCTTTCAATCTTGGTAACCCAGGAGAGTTCACCATGCTTGAACTTGCTCAG GTGGTTCAAGAAACCATTGATTCAAATGCAAAGATAGCGTTCAGGCCTAACACAGAAGATGACCCTCACAAGAGGAAGCCTGACATCACCAAGGCAAAGGATCTGCTGGGTTGGGAGCCCAAAGTGTCACTCAGACAAGGCCTCCCTATGATGGTCTCAGACTTCAGGCAACGGATCTTCGGCGACCACAAAGATAACACTGCTTCCACATAG
- the LOC140882397 gene encoding uncharacterized protein, whose product MSRPMEEDAPVKNEDEEFNTGPLSVLMMSVKNNTQVLINCRNNKKLLGHVRAFDRHCNMVLENVREMWTEVPKTGKGKKKALPVNKDRFISKMFLRGDSVIIVLRNPK is encoded by the exons ATGAG TCGACCGATGGAAGAGGACGCCCCG GTTAAGAACGAGGATGAGGAGTTCAACACAGGTCCGCTTTCTGTTCTGATGATGAGTGTTAAAAATAACACACAG GTGTTGATCAATTGCCGGAATAACAAAAAACTCCTGGGCCATGTAAGGGCTTTTGACCGCCACTGCAACATGGTTCTGGAAAATGTGAGGGAGATGTGGACTGAG GTGCCAAAGACCGGGAAAGGCAAGAAGAAAGCTCTTCCGGTTAACAAAGATCGTTTTATCAGTAAGATGTTTCTCCGTGGAGATTCAGTGATCATTGTCCTCAGAAACCCCAAGTGA